A segment of the Methylomonas paludis genome:
TGTGGCCGCAGACGAACCGCATTTGCATGTAGTGATGAATATGTCTGATCAAAAATACCCGATGCAACTGCCGGTATTGCCTGATATCAAATGGAGTCTGGCTGTCGATACTTCCTTGCCGTCACCCAAAGATATTATCCCGCCTGCCCAGCAAAAAACTTTTGCCAAGCCGCACTATCTGGTCGATAGTCATACCGTGGTGGTGTTTGAAAGCCGGAATAGTGAACCCAAAAAATCTTTGGCCAATCTGGTTTCCAATCTTTTCTAAACAAACAAACCTGTGGTGAAGTTAAACTTTAGCGTTGGCGCTTTGTCTGAAGTCACTCGAAATAACGGAATTACCTTATCCACACCTTGTAAATCGCTATCCACAACATGAAAATCAAATCCTTAGCGTTGATAAGCCTGAGTGTCGCTTTGCTGGGCGGTTGTGCCACTTACCCAGCGCCGCATTATGGCTATTATCCACCTCAACCGGTTGCTCCCTATTACGTGCCGCGTCCGGTGCTGCCCTACGGCGGCTATAATTACGGGGCTATTCCTGTGGTGCCTGCGCCTTTTATCGAGCGTGGTCATGAATTTGGAGAACATCGAGAAGGTGGTTTTCGAGGCGAGGGCGGTTATCGGGGTGAAGGTGGATATCGACGCTATGATCGTGATTAAGCACCGGCCCGCATGGTTCGGGCAATGTTTACCAGGAGTCAACCATGCATAAAAAATTGATAATAGGCAGCTTGCTGCTGGGGATGGGCTATACTGCCGGGCTGGCCGCGGCCAGTCTGGAAGAACTCAATCAAAGAGCTGCTCAAGGTGACGCCAAAGCCCAAACCGATTTGGGCAGTCGCTATGCCGAAGGCTATGGCGTAGCCAGAGATTACACCCAGGCGGAAAAATGGTATAAAGCCGCCGCTGCGCAGGGTAATCCGGTCGCTGAATATAATATTGGTTTGCTTTATGCACATGGTGAGGGCGTACCGGCCAATCTGCATGAAGCGGCCCATTGGTTTTTAAAAGCCGCTGAACGTGGTGATGTACCGGCCCAGTTTACTCTGGGCCTGATGTATGCCGAAGGCGCAGGCCTGCCCCGGCATTATCAACATGCCGCCAAATGGTTCAAACTGG
Coding sequences within it:
- a CDS encoding tetratricopeptide repeat protein, with translation MHKKLIIGSLLLGMGYTAGLAAASLEELNQRAAQGDAKAQTDLGSRYAEGYGVARDYTQAEKWYKAAAAQGNPVAEYNIGLLYAHGEGVPANLHEAAHWFLKAAERGDVPAQFTLGLMYAEGAGLPRHYQHAAKWFKLAAEQGHPLAQLNLGLMLLRGAGQERQPEQAAHWFRSAAEQGSAPAQYHLALCFYQGEGVGKDLETAYLWFALAAAQGEADAHSYLNQLETELDTKQVAKAQARAAEWQPAIQQ